One Flavobacterium sp. 90 DNA segment encodes these proteins:
- a CDS encoding RagB/SusD family nutrient uptake outer membrane protein, whose protein sequence is MKTIKLKYIYCAVALAALGGSCSEDFVTIDPKGKFDTSTYFSNEQQCYSALIGVYDPLRKNTGGFENLVAMLNAGSDDFYAGGGSATDGNGIQNFSTHSLSSISIPGSYWNDHYQGVSRANILLEKLPAASMDNTVRARFAGEAKALRALYYFNLVRLFKNIPLVLVPLNTQTIYDPEQVKPEVIYAQIEKDLLEAIPSLPNTVDAKTESGRLNKGAAQAILGKVYLFEGKNSEAATVLAQVNGTPGQTNQYGNKLLPAFSDLWVTSNKFNAESLLEVSHSSAGNTDWTFWGQGKDEGNSLNQMIGPRGYSRPKGSDAPDLPSGWAFNVATQKLFDAMQGDPRLDATILNIKALKAAGKADYIPAYQDTGLFLNKYLPRQSDVRTGGGNQELNYKQNSYIIRLADTYLMEAEALGSGARAQALLDAVRARVGLASVPVTLAAIKKERRLELAGEGHRFFDLVRWGDAAAALSDRGFDAGTDEIFPIPYTELNGTKLKQNPNYQ, encoded by the coding sequence ATGAAAACTATAAAACTTAAATACATATACTGCGCTGTTGCATTAGCAGCTCTAGGCGGATCTTGTTCTGAAGATTTTGTTACCATTGACCCAAAAGGAAAATTTGATACAAGTACTTACTTTTCTAATGAGCAACAATGTTATTCTGCTTTAATTGGAGTTTATGATCCGTTGAGAAAAAATACCGGAGGTTTCGAAAACTTAGTAGCAATGCTAAATGCAGGATCAGATGATTTTTATGCAGGAGGAGGAAGCGCAACTGATGGAAACGGAATTCAGAATTTCTCTACGCACTCACTTAGTTCAATCAGTATTCCGGGTAGTTACTGGAATGATCACTATCAAGGTGTTTCGAGAGCAAATATCTTGTTAGAAAAACTTCCTGCAGCTTCTATGGATAATACTGTAAGAGCTAGATTTGCTGGTGAAGCTAAAGCATTACGTGCACTTTATTATTTTAACTTGGTGAGATTGTTTAAAAACATTCCATTGGTTTTGGTACCATTAAATACTCAGACAATTTATGATCCGGAGCAAGTTAAACCAGAGGTAATTTATGCACAAATAGAAAAAGATTTATTAGAAGCTATTCCTAGTTTACCAAATACTGTTGATGCAAAAACAGAATCTGGAAGACTTAACAAAGGAGCAGCACAAGCAATATTAGGAAAAGTATACTTGTTTGAAGGTAAAAATTCTGAAGCAGCTACTGTTTTGGCTCAGGTAAATGGAACACCAGGTCAAACAAATCAATACGGAAATAAATTACTTCCTGCATTTAGTGACTTATGGGTGACTTCAAATAAATTTAATGCAGAATCATTATTAGAAGTATCTCACAGTAGTGCAGGAAATACTGACTGGACTTTCTGGGGACAAGGTAAAGACGAAGGGAACTCTTTAAACCAAATGATCGGGCCAAGAGGATATTCAAGACCAAAAGGTTCTGATGCACCAGATCTTCCTTCAGGATGGGCTTTCAACGTGGCAACTCAAAAATTGTTTGATGCAATGCAAGGAGATCCAAGATTAGATGCTACAATTCTTAATATTAAAGCTTTAAAAGCAGCTGGTAAAGCAGATTATATTCCAGCTTATCAGGATACAGGTCTTTTCTTAAACAAATATCTTCCAAGACAATCAGATGTTCGTACTGGTGGAGGTAATCAGGAATTGAACTACAAACAAAATTCTTATATCATCAGACTTGCAGATACTTACCTAATGGAAGCAGAAGCATTAGGTTCAGGAGCAAGAGCACAAGCATTACTTGATGCAGTTAGAGCTAGAGTTGGATTGGCTTCTGTACCAGTTACATTGGCAGCTATTAAAAAAGAAAGAAGATTAGAATTAGCTGGTGAAGGTCATAGATTTTTTGACTTAGTAAGATGGGGAGATGCTGCAGCAGCATTATCTGATAGAGGTTTTGATGCAGGTACAGACGAGATTTTCCCTATACCATACACAGAACTTAATGGTACTAAATTGAAACAAAATCCTAATTATCAGTAA
- a CDS encoding TonB-dependent receptor: protein MKLTKLLIFCISSLLFSVIAVAQDVTVNGVITDESGMPVPGATIVLKGTTKSTASDFDGKFQIQSPSNGVLTVTFIGYAPISEAVNGRTKITIQLKPESQSLNEVVVVGYGTQKKSVVTGAISSVKAADLEKVPNGRVEQSLQGRVAGVSVAATSGQPGSASKVRIRGVTTFREGGNDPLWVVDGIAVDANAIGFINQSDIESIEVLKDAASAAIYGTRAATGVILVTTKKGKSGKISVNYNGFAGVSGPAKKLDLLNATQYGAIMNEKSFADGGGVKYANPSALGQGTNWQDAIFNDSAFRYTHELSISGGGEKSTFYASFGIQDQEGIVATEISNYTKKNFRLNSTHKISDYFTFGQTFGYTHQKTKGIGNTNSEFGGPLSSAINLDPITPLVVTDPAVIGTGFYTNPNVVRDPNGNPYGISSLVQQEMTNPLAYTQTRLGGYSWSDDFVGNAYLEANITPHLKFRTTLGGKLAYWGDQGFTPVFFLNPNMKEDRNNYSQNNNKSFAWTLENILTYSNKFGDHSINVLAGQGAYVENIGGSIGVTMYGLPITSYKDASFNFDIPQTDRVNRASDFTEHKLASLFLRANYDYLEKYLFTGIIRRDGSTRFGENKKFGVFPSFSLGWVISKEGFWKENNVVNTLKLRGGYGVVGNDNIDDFKYRALVVGGYNYSVGNTGAITTGYGNSTLPNPDLGWEETSQTTIGLDAKIFNDFSLVLDYYKKTTKGILRNVVIPGYVGVVDAPSANIADMDNSGFEVELGYKKRLGDFNLGVNANVAYLKNEITYVGSSTNYIVGDASFQSMGPVTRTQVGHSFNEFYGFKTAGIFQNEAEVAAYKNAAGGLIQPNAKPGDFRWTDSNGDGKITDDDKQFLGTNIPKYTFGLTINLDYKNFDFMAFTQGSAGSKIFQGLRRLDILNANYQTKALERWVGEGTSNDYPRLTNNDPNKNFSNMSDFYLENGNYLRLKIVQVGYTLPTNLSSKIGSDKIRFYLTGENLITFTKYTGYDPEIGGQVYGVDKGVYPQARSILLGANVQF, encoded by the coding sequence ATGAAATTAACAAAATTACTTATTTTTTGTATTTCGTCTTTGTTATTCTCGGTTATCGCTGTGGCTCAGGATGTCACGGTTAACGGGGTAATAACTGATGAAAGTGGAATGCCAGTTCCTGGTGCTACTATTGTATTAAAAGGAACAACTAAGTCAACGGCATCAGATTTTGATGGAAAATTCCAAATTCAGTCACCTTCTAATGGTGTTTTAACAGTTACTTTTATTGGATATGCGCCAATTAGTGAAGCTGTAAATGGGAGAACAAAAATTACAATTCAATTAAAACCAGAATCACAATCATTAAATGAGGTTGTAGTTGTTGGATACGGTACTCAAAAGAAATCAGTTGTTACAGGAGCTATCTCTAGTGTAAAAGCTGCTGATCTTGAAAAAGTACCAAACGGAAGAGTTGAACAATCATTACAAGGTAGAGTTGCGGGTGTATCTGTAGCTGCTACTTCTGGACAACCAGGTTCAGCTTCTAAGGTACGTATTCGAGGTGTGACTACTTTTAGAGAAGGTGGAAATGATCCTTTATGGGTTGTTGATGGTATTGCTGTAGACGCAAATGCTATTGGTTTCATCAATCAAAGTGATATCGAATCTATCGAGGTTCTTAAAGATGCTGCTTCTGCTGCAATCTATGGTACTCGTGCTGCAACTGGGGTTATCTTGGTTACAACTAAAAAAGGAAAATCAGGAAAAATCTCTGTAAACTACAACGGTTTTGCGGGTGTTTCTGGTCCGGCTAAAAAATTAGACTTGCTTAATGCTACACAGTACGGAGCAATCATGAATGAGAAATCTTTTGCAGATGGTGGTGGTGTTAAATATGCTAATCCATCAGCTTTAGGACAAGGTACAAATTGGCAAGATGCAATCTTTAATGATTCAGCTTTTAGATATACTCACGAATTAAGTATTAGTGGTGGAGGTGAGAAATCTACTTTTTATGCTTCTTTCGGAATCCAAGATCAGGAAGGTATTGTTGCAACAGAAATTTCGAACTATACAAAGAAAAATTTCCGTTTAAACTCAACACACAAAATTTCTGATTATTTTACTTTCGGACAAACTTTTGGATATACGCACCAAAAAACTAAAGGTATTGGAAACACAAACAGTGAATTTGGAGGACCTTTAAGTTCTGCAATTAACTTAGATCCAATTACTCCATTAGTGGTTACAGATCCTGCAGTTATTGGTACAGGTTTCTATACAAATCCAAATGTTGTAAGAGATCCAAACGGAAATCCTTACGGAATTTCATCTTTAGTACAACAAGAGATGACAAATCCTTTAGCTTATACTCAAACTAGATTAGGAGGATATAGCTGGTCTGATGATTTTGTTGGAAACGCTTATTTAGAGGCTAACATTACTCCTCATTTAAAATTCAGAACTACACTTGGTGGTAAATTAGCTTATTGGGGAGACCAAGGCTTTACTCCGGTTTTCTTCTTAAATCCAAACATGAAAGAAGATAGAAATAACTACAGCCAAAACAATAATAAATCATTTGCCTGGACTCTTGAAAACATTTTGACTTATTCTAATAAATTCGGAGATCACAGTATTAATGTTTTAGCAGGTCAAGGTGCTTATGTTGAAAACATTGGTGGTTCTATTGGAGTTACTATGTATGGTTTGCCAATTACAAGCTACAAAGATGCTTCTTTCAACTTTGATATTCCTCAAACTGACAGAGTAAACAGAGCAAGTGATTTTACAGAACATAAATTGGCTTCATTATTCTTACGTGCAAATTATGATTATTTAGAGAAATATCTTTTCACAGGAATTATTCGTCGTGATGGATCAACTCGTTTTGGTGAAAATAAAAAATTCGGAGTTTTCCCTTCATTCTCTTTAGGATGGGTAATTTCAAAAGAAGGATTCTGGAAAGAAAATAATGTAGTTAACACATTAAAATTACGTGGAGGTTACGGAGTTGTTGGTAACGATAACATCGATGATTTCAAATACAGAGCTTTAGTTGTTGGTGGATATAACTATTCTGTTGGAAATACTGGAGCAATTACAACTGGTTACGGAAACTCAACTTTACCTAACCCAGATTTAGGATGGGAAGAAACTTCACAAACTACAATTGGTCTTGATGCAAAAATTTTCAATGATTTCTCTCTTGTTTTAGATTACTACAAAAAAACAACAAAGGGAATCTTAAGAAACGTTGTAATTCCTGGATATGTAGGAGTTGTTGACGCACCATCTGCAAATATCGCAGATATGGATAACAGTGGTTTTGAGGTTGAATTAGGATACAAGAAAAGACTTGGAGATTTTAACTTAGGTGTTAATGCGAATGTTGCTTACTTGAAAAATGAGATTACTTATGTTGGTTCATCCACAAACTACATTGTTGGAGATGCTAGTTTCCAATCAATGGGACCTGTAACAAGAACACAAGTTGGTCACTCATTCAATGAATTCTATGGTTTTAAAACAGCTGGTATTTTTCAAAATGAAGCTGAAGTTGCTGCATACAAAAATGCTGCAGGAGGTTTAATTCAGCCAAATGCTAAACCTGGAGATTTCCGTTGGACAGATTCAAATGGTGATGGTAAAATTACAGATGATGATAAACAATTCTTAGGAACAAATATTCCTAAATATACTTTTGGTCTTACTATTAACTTAGACTACAAAAACTTTGATTTCATGGCATTTACTCAAGGATCTGCAGGAAGTAAAATTTTCCAAGGTCTTAGAAGACTTGATATCCTGAATGCAAATTATCAAACAAAAGCTTTAGAGCGTTGGGTTGGAGAAGGAACATCAAATGATTATCCTAGATTGACTAATAACGATCCAAACAAAAACTTTAGTAATATGTCTGATTTTTATCTTGAAAATGGAAATTACTTACGTTTAAAAATTGTTCAGGTTGGATACACACTTCCAACTAACTTATCATCTAAAATTGGTTCAGATAAAATTCGTTTCTACTTAACAGGAGAGAATTTAATCACTTTTACAAAATACACAGGATATGATCCGGAAATTGGAGGTCAGGTTTATGGTGTAGATAAAGGAGTTTATCCACAAGCAAGATCTATTTTGTTAGGAGCTAACGTTCAATTTTAA
- a CDS encoding triple tyrosine motif-containing protein: MKLIKSYFYITLFTLFTITFFGQVKNIGLPDVRNYKRNEYKGGTQNWNIGQDKNGNLYFANNNGLLQFDGSSWRKYPLPNLTSVRCLKIDDSGKIFVGGYNEFGYFQPDNKGRLKYTSLAKHVDKRKIKIIDFIWKIHSFNNQTIFQSFARIYIFKNGKLSILQAPKRFQFSFVVNNKLYLQDVEKGILEYKNGKLYTLPNTTTLNNTEIWGMYSIAKNKTLIITLEKGLFIYENNKVTPWNTEANNFVKRNNSLGGVTINNSSIVLNSVLDGIIICDYNGKIIQHINRKKGLQNNTVLTSFIDNKNNLWLGLDNGIAFVNESSPFTYFGFSYDISTVYASVIHDGNLYVATNQGVFYHAWNNSFKEDVFKLVEGTTAQSWNVQVVENQLICSNNRGALVIKGGRVTNIIDSKGYFGFKKIPNHPGYFIGSNYDGFAIFQQTPNGLVYKNQIAGFDKSSNSFELDESYLWLKKDESIYRMSLSNDLARFATIKKIDHLTPQFKNIGSLQKIDDRIYFQTNNHFYKYSKEQDLFFEDKNLTKLFKNIPIINALSEDSQSNLWYAFNESLGVLMKQNNKYKNIVAPFSNLTGNLVSNYLSVNTIDSKNIFIGLTDGLAHYDSQFLNNFVTKPKAFIRSFSFPGDTIILGNNQNKTENIRIPYSSNHVRFTFSSPTYENLENVEFSYQLEPFDDKWSNWSTISLKEYTNLREGEYTMNVKVRNSYGVQSSPAKISFTISPPWYRHFLAFMLYFILIVVGIYLISTRIKMKIRKNKYYETIEQRRLYLEKESKIRQEQYDLEKEIEKLKNDKLQIKILAKDKELVNNSLQVVKKNKILNGIIHKLKEIDVEALDDSTKFQVSKLNKSIVKEVNTDKSWKDLEKHIKNVHFEFLKRLKEKYPTISPRELDLSTYLLMNMSTKEIAEIMNISTGGVELARYRLRKKLGLNKKENLIGFLMSI, translated from the coding sequence ATGAAATTGATAAAATCATATTTTTATATTACTTTATTTACATTATTCACAATTACCTTTTTTGGGCAAGTAAAAAACATTGGATTACCTGACGTAAGAAATTACAAACGAAACGAATATAAAGGCGGTACTCAAAACTGGAATATTGGTCAGGATAAAAACGGAAACTTATATTTTGCCAATAATAATGGTCTTTTACAATTTGATGGTTCGTCCTGGCGAAAATATCCATTGCCAAATCTAACTTCTGTGAGATGTTTAAAGATTGATGATTCAGGAAAAATCTTCGTAGGCGGATATAATGAATTTGGATATTTTCAACCTGATAATAAAGGCCGACTTAAGTACACATCATTAGCAAAGCATGTAGACAAGAGAAAAATCAAAATAATTGATTTTATCTGGAAAATACATTCTTTTAATAATCAGACTATCTTCCAGTCTTTTGCCCGAATTTATATCTTCAAAAATGGAAAACTTTCAATATTACAAGCTCCTAAACGTTTTCAGTTTTCATTTGTAGTAAATAACAAGCTTTATCTGCAAGATGTCGAAAAAGGAATTTTAGAATATAAAAACGGAAAACTATACACATTACCCAACACAACCACTCTAAACAACACAGAGATATGGGGAATGTATTCGATCGCAAAAAACAAAACCTTAATTATCACCTTAGAAAAAGGTTTGTTTATTTACGAAAACAACAAAGTAACACCTTGGAATACTGAAGCCAATAATTTTGTTAAGAGAAACAATTCCTTAGGAGGCGTAACCATAAATAACAGTTCTATTGTACTAAACTCGGTTTTAGATGGTATAATAATATGTGATTACAATGGAAAAATAATACAGCATATCAACAGAAAAAAAGGATTACAGAATAATACTGTTCTGACCTCTTTTATCGACAATAAAAACAATCTTTGGCTGGGTCTTGATAATGGTATCGCTTTTGTCAACGAGAGTTCACCGTTTACTTACTTTGGCTTTAGTTATGATATTAGTACCGTATATGCATCGGTAATTCATGACGGAAATTTGTATGTTGCCACAAACCAAGGTGTTTTTTATCATGCCTGGAATAATAGTTTTAAAGAAGATGTTTTTAAACTTGTCGAAGGAACTACTGCCCAGTCATGGAATGTTCAGGTTGTAGAAAATCAACTTATTTGTTCCAACAACAGAGGAGCTTTGGTAATAAAAGGCGGAAGAGTAACAAATATAATAGATTCGAAAGGTTATTTTGGATTCAAAAAAATACCAAATCATCCCGGTTATTTTATAGGATCAAATTATGACGGATTTGCCATTTTTCAACAAACACCAAACGGATTAGTTTACAAAAACCAAATTGCAGGATTCGACAAATCATCAAACAGTTTTGAACTTGATGAATCGTATTTATGGCTTAAAAAAGACGAATCTATATATAGAATGTCTCTTAGCAACGATCTGGCAAGATTTGCTACCATCAAAAAAATTGATCACCTAACGCCTCAATTTAAGAATATTGGAAGCCTTCAGAAAATAGACGATCGTATTTATTTTCAAACCAACAATCATTTTTATAAGTACTCAAAAGAACAGGATTTATTCTTTGAAGATAAAAACTTAACCAAATTATTCAAAAACATACCAATTATAAATGCTTTAAGCGAAGATTCACAATCAAATCTCTGGTATGCATTCAACGAATCTTTAGGTGTTTTAATGAAACAAAACAATAAGTACAAGAATATTGTAGCTCCGTTTTCAAACCTAACCGGAAACTTAGTAAGCAATTACTTGTCTGTAAATACAATTGATTCCAAAAATATATTTATTGGATTAACAGATGGTCTTGCTCATTATGATTCTCAATTCCTGAATAACTTCGTAACAAAACCAAAAGCTTTCATTCGTAGTTTTTCGTTTCCCGGAGACACTATTATTTTAGGAAACAATCAAAATAAGACCGAAAACATTCGCATTCCATATTCGTCAAATCACGTACGATTTACATTTTCGTCTCCTACCTATGAGAATCTTGAAAACGTGGAATTCTCGTATCAATTAGAGCCTTTTGATGACAAATGGAGCAATTGGTCTACCATTTCGCTTAAAGAATACACCAATCTTCGCGAAGGCGAGTACACAATGAACGTAAAAGTTCGAAATAGTTACGGTGTACAATCGTCGCCGGCAAAAATTTCTTTTACTATTTCTCCGCCTTGGTACAGACATTTCTTGGCTTTTATGCTTTATTTTATATTAATCGTTGTGGGAATCTATTTAATTTCTACACGAATAAAAATGAAGATCAGAAAGAATAAATACTATGAAACTATTGAGCAACGAAGGCTTTATCTGGAGAAAGAGTCAAAAATCAGACAAGAACAATATGATCTTGAGAAAGAAATTGAAAAACTGAAAAATGACAAGCTTCAAATAAAAATCTTAGCAAAGGATAAAGAACTCGTAAATAATTCTTTGCAGGTTGTAAAGAAAAATAAAATCTTAAACGGAATTATCCATAAACTAAAAGAAATTGATGTTGAAGCGCTTGATGATTCTACGAAGTTTCAAGTCAGTAAATTGAACAAAAGCATAGTCAAAGAGGTTAACACCGACAAAAGCTGGAAAGATTTGGAGAAACACATTAAAAACGTGCATTTCGAATTCTTAAAACGATTAAAAGAAAAATATCCGACGATTTCGCCTCGAGAACTCGATTTATCAACCTATTTACTAATGAATATGTCGACGAAAGAAATAGCCGAAATTATGAATATTTCGACCGGAGGAGTTGAATTAGCCAGATACAGATTAAGAAAAAAACTGGGCTTAAATAAAAAAGAAAATCTGATAGGATTTTTAATGAGTATCTAA
- the murF gene encoding UDP-N-acetylmuramoyl-tripeptide--D-alanyl-D-alanine ligase translates to MNIQDIHNLFLQCKSVSIDTRKIEKDSMFFAIKGENFDANTFASKALELGALFVIIDNAAYAIDERTILVENSLETLQELAKFHRSYLKLPIVALTGSNGKTTTKELINVVLSKKFKTKATVGNLNNHIGVPLTLLSFSKETEIGIVEMGANHKKEIEFLCELAQPDYGYITNFGKAHLEGFGGVEGVIQGKSEMYQYLLKNNKLAFVNLEDPIQIEKSRGIETFTFGLNKEESNLNIKSVEANPFVIINYENFDVQSHLIGLYNANNINAAVAIGKYFKVDESDVKQAIENYIPENNRSQLLKKGSNQIILDAYNANPSSMAVAITNFLQLENQNKVMILGDMFELGDESHEEHKIIVDSLANQNNSVCYLIGKYFYENKISNDNIHFFETFDAFAEYLKTIHFDEHTILIKGSRGMALERTLEYI, encoded by the coding sequence ATGAATATTCAGGACATTCATAACTTGTTTTTACAATGTAAATCGGTTTCAATTGATACTAGAAAAATTGAAAAAGATTCTATGTTTTTTGCTATAAAAGGAGAGAATTTTGATGCTAATACCTTTGCATCAAAAGCACTTGAATTGGGAGCATTGTTTGTTATTATTGACAATGCAGCTTATGCTATAGATGAAAGAACTATTCTGGTTGAGAACAGTTTAGAAACATTGCAGGAATTGGCAAAATTTCATCGTTCTTATCTAAAATTACCAATTGTTGCACTTACAGGAAGTAATGGTAAAACCACAACCAAAGAACTTATTAATGTAGTTCTTTCGAAAAAGTTTAAAACAAAAGCTACTGTTGGAAATTTAAACAACCATATTGGCGTTCCGTTGACATTATTATCTTTTTCGAAAGAAACAGAAATTGGAATTGTTGAAATGGGCGCCAATCATAAAAAAGAGATTGAGTTTTTGTGCGAACTTGCTCAACCTGATTATGGTTATATTACCAATTTTGGAAAAGCACATTTAGAAGGTTTTGGCGGAGTTGAAGGTGTAATACAAGGTAAAAGCGAAATGTATCAATATCTTCTAAAAAACAATAAACTTGCTTTTGTTAATCTGGAAGATCCAATTCAAATTGAAAAATCTAGAGGAATCGAGACATTTACTTTTGGTTTAAATAAAGAAGAATCAAACCTTAATATCAAAAGTGTTGAAGCAAACCCTTTCGTTATTATTAATTATGAGAACTTTGATGTACAATCTCATTTAATTGGGCTTTATAATGCAAATAATATCAATGCTGCAGTTGCGATAGGAAAGTATTTTAAAGTTGATGAAAGTGATGTAAAACAAGCTATAGAAAACTATATTCCGGAGAATAACAGATCTCAATTGCTGAAAAAAGGATCAAATCAAATTATATTGGATGCTTATAATGCTAATCCAAGTAGTATGGCTGTTGCAATTACAAATTTCCTGCAATTAGAAAATCAGAATAAAGTAATGATTTTGGGAGATATGTTTGAACTTGGTGATGAAAGCCACGAAGAACATAAAATCATTGTTGATTCGTTGGCAAATCAAAATAACTCTGTTTGTTATTTGATTGGAAAATACTTTTATGAGAATAAAATTTCTAATGATAATATTCATTTCTTCGAAACTTTTGATGCTTTCGCCGAATATCTAAAAACGATTCATTTTGATGAACATACAATTTTGATAAAAGGTTCGCGTGGTATGGCACTCGAACGAACATTAGAATATATTTAA
- the gldJ gene encoding gliding motility lipoprotein GldJ → MKVNKIVALQLMMSMVLMLGTASCSKKSSSSHASRATGWDVDSQNGTAARNAGKKQQAGPGLVFVEGGTFTMGKVQDDVMHDWNNTPTQQHVQSFYMDETEVTNGMYLEYLEWLKKVFPPTEENYKNIYEGASPDTLVWRNRLGYNETMTNNYLRHPSYANYPVVGVNWIQAVEFAKWRTDRVNEAVLEKNGYLQKGAKTNDVTGDNAFNTEAYLMSPSTARGGSEEIVLKKNPGGRKPKAGKDGVVPEAKNVYAQRSSGVILPEYRLPTEAEWEYAAAADVGQREYNIYKGQKKYPWSGDYTRSSKRKNKGDQLANFKQGNGDYGGIAGWSDDGADITNAVKSYAANDFGLYDMAGNVAEWVADVYRPIIDNEANDFNYFRGNQYAKNKIGKDGKIEIITKDNIQYKTLSNGKKVATNLPGEIAQVPVDENETYLRTNFSTSDNINYRDGDKQSSRYFDFGDSESGPKADQTMYNSPKHNITTDSLGQMVRKYDNSSKRTTLIDDNVRVYKGGSWRDRAYWLDPAQRRYFPQDMATDYIGFRCAMSRVGAKSEKRKSPRN, encoded by the coding sequence ATGAAAGTAAACAAAATTGTAGCCCTGCAATTAATGATGTCAATGGTATTGATGTTAGGCACGGCTAGTTGTAGCAAAAAATCGAGTTCCAGTCACGCTTCCAGAGCAACAGGTTGGGATGTAGATAGTCAGAATGGAACGGCTGCTAGAAATGCAGGAAAAAAACAACAGGCTGGTCCTGGTTTAGTTTTTGTTGAAGGAGGTACGTTTACAATGGGTAAAGTACAGGATGATGTTATGCACGATTGGAATAACACACCTACTCAACAACACGTTCAGTCATTCTATATGGATGAAACTGAAGTTACGAATGGTATGTACTTAGAATACCTGGAGTGGTTAAAGAAAGTTTTCCCTCCAACAGAAGAAAATTACAAAAACATTTACGAAGGAGCATCGCCAGATACATTGGTGTGGAGAAATCGTTTAGGGTATAACGAAACGATGACTAACAACTACTTAAGACATCCTTCTTATGCTAACTATCCTGTAGTTGGTGTGAACTGGATTCAAGCTGTTGAATTTGCTAAATGGAGAACTGACCGTGTTAATGAGGCTGTTCTTGAGAAAAACGGATATCTTCAAAAAGGTGCTAAAACAAATGATGTTACCGGAGATAATGCATTTAATACTGAGGCTTATTTAATGTCTCCTAGTACTGCACGTGGTGGTAGTGAAGAAATTGTATTAAAGAAAAATCCAGGTGGTAGAAAACCAAAAGCTGGAAAAGATGGTGTAGTTCCTGAAGCTAAAAATGTATATGCACAACGTTCTTCCGGAGTTATTTTGCCAGAGTACAGACTTCCTACTGAAGCAGAATGGGAGTATGCAGCTGCAGCAGATGTTGGACAAAGAGAATACAATATATATAAAGGACAAAAGAAATATCCTTGGTCTGGAGATTATACACGTTCATCTAAACGTAAAAATAAAGGAGATCAATTGGCTAACTTTAAACAAGGAAATGGTGATTACGGTGGAATTGCTGGTTGGTCAGATGATGGAGCAGATATTACAAACGCTGTAAAAAGCTATGCTGCCAATGATTTTGGTTTATACGATATGGCTGGAAACGTAGCCGAATGGGTTGCCGATGTTTACAGACCTATTATCGATAATGAAGCAAATGATTTTAACTACTTTAGAGGAAATCAATACGCTAAAAACAAAATTGGTAAAGATGGTAAAATTGAAATTATCACTAAAGATAATATTCAATACAAAACATTAAGTAACGGTAAAAAAGTTGCTACTAATTTACCAGGAGAAATTGCTCAGGTTCCAGTTGATGAAAATGAAACTTACTTAAGAACAAACTTCAGTACAAGTGACAACATCAATTACAGAGATGGTGACAAACAATCTTCAAGATATTTTGACTTTGGAGATTCTGAGTCAGGACCAAAAGCTGATCAGACAATGTACAACTCTCCTAAACATAATATCACTACTGATAGTTTAGGTCAAATGGTTAGAAAATATGACAACTCAAGTAAACGTACTACATTAATCGATGATAATGTAAGAGTTTACAAAGGTGGTTCTTGGAGAGATAGAGCTTATTGGTTAGATCCGGCTCAAAGAAGATATTTCCCTCAGGATATGGCAACTGATTACATCGGATTTAGATGTGCAATGTCAAGAGTAGGTGCAAAATCTGAAAAAAGAAAATCACCTAGAAACTAG